CTGAAATTCTCGTCCGTAAAATAGTCCATTCTTTGGGGTACCGATACCGCCTTTCCCCGCGCAATTTACCAGGGAAACCCGATATCGTTTTGGCTAAACACCGGAAAGTGATCCTCATCCACAGATGTTTTTGGCACGTGCACAGTTGCAGATATGGTCAGGTACGACCGAAAACCAATGAAGGATTTTGGGAAACCAAACGAACGGGGAATGTCGCGAGAGACCGAAAAACTGAACGAATGCTTAAGAAAGCGGGCTGGAAAGTATTGACAATATGGGAGTGTGAGACCAAGATTTCAGTAAAGTTGAAAACTAAATTGATTCGATTCCTTGTGAAAACCGGGGAGAGACGGGACGTTTCCTTGAATCACGGCGCTGCTGCACCGGCCGCTTTCGTTCCTGCGCGTATTTCTAACGGGACAATTCCTTTTGACCGTCTCGGATCAGCGCGACGCACATCCATAGGCCGATGGCTAGCTTGAGTAGTTCGAGCGACGAGTAGATGCCGTGCAATCGTCCGAAGGTGGCGCGCACGGGGGCGTTGGCGGTGGGCAGGACGTAGTCCAGCTCGCGGCCCACGTCGACAATCTGGGGAGTCAGGTACAAGACCATCAATGTGGAGATGGCGACCATGATTCCCAGGCCGATCTTCAGTTTCTTCCCGCCAAGTTTCGCGGCTATTCCCAAAAGCGCAAAGCCCAGGCCTATTCCAATCCATCCCCAAGCCGAAAAGTAATAGCGGTTCAATTCCGAGGAAAGGTAGCGGAGGGTCATGCGCGCTTCGCCGTTGGGAAGCTTGTCGACGGCAACGGCAAACGCAGTGTTTGTAGGGGTGTCGAGCATGTGGTCGATCATGAAGAAATTTTCGGCGGCCACCCAGGCGACCACCGTGGTGCCCGCCAGCCATGCTCCCAGAAGCAAACTTGCCGTGATTCGCATAAGGATCAGGTTAGTGGTTAATTACCGCCGCCGCAAATTATTTTTGCATTACCCGCAAAAACGGTGTACGTTTGAGAGTTGTGTTTGGTTGCCGCTCCAGCACCTCTTGCGGTCCTTCGGACAGACATAATGCACGGCCAAAATTCAAAATCATGTCAGCGGCACATTGCCCCAGGGAGAGTATACAGTTGACACCAATCAAGGATTCTTATAACGGGAATCCAATCCCCAAAAACTTTACGGCGATCGATCTCAAGGACGGCAAGTTCATTGTGCCGGATCGTCCAGTTCTCACCTATGTGGAGGGCGACGGGATCGGGCGTGATATCTGGAAGGCTTCCCAGCGCGTGTTTGACGCGGCGGTGAAGAAGTCATCGAACGGCAAACGCGAAGTGGGCTGGTACGAAGTTTTCGCCGGAGAAAAGTCGAAAGCGAAATTTAACGAATGGCTCGCGCCGGAGACAGTGGAGGCCATCAAGGAGTTTCGCGTGGGCATCAAGGGACCGCTGACGACGCCGGTGGGCGGCGGCATCCGCAGCTTGAACGTCGGTCTGCGCCACCTGCTCAATCTTTATGCCTGTGTGCGCCCGGTGAAGTTTGTCGCAGGCGTACCCTCGCCCGTGAAGTATCCGGAGCGGATGAACATTGTGATTTTCCGTGAAAATACCGAGGATGTTTACTCGGGCATTGAGTGGCAATCGGGTACGCCGGATGCGGCCAAGGTGATCAACTTTCTGAACAACGAAATGGGCAATAAGATTCGCCTCGACTCCGGCGTGGGCATCAAGCCGATCTCTCCGTTCGGCAGCAAGAACCTCATTCGCCGCGCAATCCAGTTTGCGCTGGAGCACAAGCGCCGCGTTGTGACGCTTGTGCATAAAGGTAACATCATGAAGTTCACCGAAGGCGCGTTTCGCGATTGGGGCTATGAGTTGACGCGCGATGAGTTCCGCGCCGATTGCGTCATCGAGCGCGAGAGCTGGATTCTGGACAACAAGGACAAGAACCCCAACCTGACCATCGAGCAGAATGCCGCGCTGGTGGAGCCGGGCCTCGAGTATGCGCCCGAATCGTTCCGCCAGGAAGTCTATGCGGAAGTGAAGAGCACGCTGGATTCGATCGGCGCGACGCACGGCAACGGCCAGTGGAAGAAGAAGCTGATGATCAATGACCGCATCGCTGATTCAATTTTCCAGCAGGTGGTTACGCGCGCTGATGAATACGACATTCTGGCTTGCCCAAATCTAAACGGCGATTACCTTTCCGATGCTTGCGCGGCGCAGGTAGGCGGATTGGGAATGGCTCCCGGCGCGAACATCGGTGATGAGTACGCGTTCTTCGAGGCGACGCACGGGACGGCTCCGAAATACGCGGACAAGGACGTGATCAATCCGGCCAGCGTGATGCTGTCGGGCTGCATGATGTTTGATTTCATCGGGTGGAAGGAAGTCAGCACGATGATCGAGAGCGCCATCGCCAAGACGATTCAGCAGAAGAAGGTCACCTATGACCTGCATCGCCTGATGGAAGGCGCGACCAAGCTGAAGACCAGCGAGTTCGCAACAGCCATCATCGAGAACATGTAAATTGCGAATTGTCATTCCGCGGAGCGCAGCGACGAAGAATCTGCTTTTGGCTCCGAAGTCTCGAAAAGCAGATTCCACGCTACGCTCGGAATGACAAGCATTTGGTAATAAGGCAGGCTCAGGGGAGAGGGTTCGTTCCCGCCGCCGGCACTTTTAGGAATTGGAATTTTCAATAGGAGGAAATGATGCGCAAGAAAGTTACCGTAGTCGGCTCGGGCAATGTGGGCGCCACCACCGCGCTGCGCTTGGCTCATGCCGAACTCTGCGATGTGGTGATGACCGATATTGTGGAGGGAATTCCCCAGGGCAAGGCCCTGGACATGTTGCAGGCGGGGCCGATTACCGGCTCCGATTCGCGCATTACCGGGACCAATGATTACAAGGAAACAGCCAACTCCGACGTGGTCGTGGTTACGGCGGGCTTTCCGCGCCAGCCGGGCATGAGCCGCGACGACCTGCTGATGAAGAACTACGAAGTCATCAAGGCCACCACCGAGAAGATCATTGAGTATTCTCCCAACACCATTATTGTCATGGTCACCAATCCGCTCGATGCCATGTGCCAGGCCGCGCTGCGGGTCAGCAAGTTTCCCAAGCATCGCGTGATCGGCATGGCCGGAGTGCTGGACTCGGCGCGCTTCCGGACGTTTATCGCCGAAGCCCTTAATGTGTCGGTGGAAAATGTGCAGGGCTTTGTGCTGGGTGGCCATGGCGATGAAATGGTTCCAGTCGTCAGCTACTCGAGTGTCGCGGGAATTCCGCTCACCGATCTGATGGATGCGGCCACGCTGGAAGCCATCGTGAAGCGCACGCGCGGCGGCGGTGGCGAGATCGTGAAATACCTCAAGACCGGCAGCGCATTCTACGCGCCATCGGCGGCGGTGGTGGAAATGGTGGAAGCGATTCTGAAGGACAAGAAGAAGATTCTGCCGTGCGCCGCTTATCTGGAAGGCGAGTACGGCATCAATGGATTGTATGTTGGCGTGCCTTGCAAGCTGGGCG
This is a stretch of genomic DNA from Acidobacteriota bacterium. It encodes these proteins:
- the vsr gene encoding DNA mismatch endonuclease Vsr, whose product is MVDVLSPSQRARNMAAIKGRDTQPEILVRKIVHSLGYRYRLSPRNLPGKPDIVLAKHRKVILIHRCFWHVHSCRYGQVRPKTNEGFWETKRTGNVARDRKTERMLKKAGWKVLTIWECETKISVKLKTKLIRFLVKTGERRDVSLNHGAAAPAAFVPARISNGTIPFDRLGSARRTSIGRWLA
- a CDS encoding NADP-dependent isocitrate dehydrogenase, producing the protein MSAAHCPRESIQLTPIKDSYNGNPIPKNFTAIDLKDGKFIVPDRPVLTYVEGDGIGRDIWKASQRVFDAAVKKSSNGKREVGWYEVFAGEKSKAKFNEWLAPETVEAIKEFRVGIKGPLTTPVGGGIRSLNVGLRHLLNLYACVRPVKFVAGVPSPVKYPERMNIVIFRENTEDVYSGIEWQSGTPDAAKVINFLNNEMGNKIRLDSGVGIKPISPFGSKNLIRRAIQFALEHKRRVVTLVHKGNIMKFTEGAFRDWGYELTRDEFRADCVIERESWILDNKDKNPNLTIEQNAALVEPGLEYAPESFRQEVYAEVKSTLDSIGATHGNGQWKKKLMINDRIADSIFQQVVTRADEYDILACPNLNGDYLSDACAAQVGGLGMAPGANIGDEYAFFEATHGTAPKYADKDVINPASVMLSGCMMFDFIGWKEVSTMIESAIAKTIQQKKVTYDLHRLMEGATKLKTSEFATAIIENM
- the mdh gene encoding malate dehydrogenase yields the protein MRKKVTVVGSGNVGATTALRLAHAELCDVVMTDIVEGIPQGKALDMLQAGPITGSDSRITGTNDYKETANSDVVVVTAGFPRQPGMSRDDLLMKNYEVIKATTEKIIEYSPNTIIVMVTNPLDAMCQAALRVSKFPKHRVIGMAGVLDSARFRTFIAEALNVSVENVQGFVLGGHGDEMVPVVSYSSVAGIPLTDLMDAATLEAIVKRTRGGGGEIVKYLKTGSAFYAPSAAVVEMVEAILKDKKKILPCAAYLEGEYGINGLYVGVPCKLGEKGIEKIYEVKLTPTETELLKKSAEAVRELVNVIKC